The region ACGACCAGAAATTCGTGATTATGTGATTGTTCAACAGGCGGACCATCTAGATGAAGCAGAGAATTTCGCGTAGTTAAAAGAGTTTCATAGATATTACTTCATGGACAGCGCGTGCTGGATTTTCACACGAGTTGGTGTAGTATCTGAAATCGAAAGAGTGAgtgcagcgaacgagtgagatttcTGATACTTCACCAACGAGTGGGAAAACCTCGTACAAAGGCCTTTCCACTCTGTAActtctttattttatacatactgagattcAGCCGTCCTCAAAAATATATCCCAGCTCTTGATTAAGTTTGAATTACGAACAACTCGAGTACACCGAAAATATTATCTTGTCAAAGCTGCCCGACAAAGGTACCAGCGGTGACCGCGAAAAAGCCCGCGAAAACACAATTCACCTAAACTGTGGTTTGTGATTGGATGAAACGACTTTTTCACTTGTGAGAAACTCGTTTCgcctctctgattggtcgaggtAAAATCCGAAACGCCTTTTCACACAGCCAAATTTGATGcgaaaatctcagtatgtataaaataaagtaGTATTAATCATATTAATTCTAGTTATTGACCATGAAGGCTTACGAGGGCAGTCGTTGAAGTTTAGTGAGGCTCTACAATTTGTATTACGTCTATTGTCAGTCATGGCTGATTGGATCTAGAAGAAATGTCTACTTTTGATGTCGCTTTTCTTTGAGTGGGGTTGATGTTCACTATGTGAACACCTGTGGCGTTTTCCAGCCCCCACCTTTACTGGGGCaaatataatttcaattaAGTTCATGATTTAAGACCATGTTTTTAGTAAATGTAtatttctgtgaaaaaaaaaaagcagctaTGGGTGAGAGCCCATGGCCAATCTGACTCCAACTATGGTTCTGGTTGTTCTTTGGCCAGGAAACGAACTTCAAAAAAGGCGACATTTAATTACCTTATGCCATAACCGCACAGGGAGAAACATTAATGATAAGAAATCCCCAAGCGCTTTACATTTGAAGAGAGATAGAAAGGTTAAAAAATGCGCAAAAACATACAATTTTATTCATTAAATCGGTTTAAATTTCCAACAATTTCAAGGAATCAGTGCGAGTACGCAAAAAAACTCCTGCTGCCTATTTTCCGCAAATAGTTACAATTCCAAGGTTTCAAGACTGCGTGAAACACGTAAGCACAGTGGCGGTggagcaaaataaaaatgagttgggggggggggggttagcTAAATAAAATTggagatattccatttttatcAGTCGATGTCACGGGCTTGTCGTCTTGATCAACACAGGGAGAGGGCGCTACAACTTCCTCATCCGCTGCAGTATCATTTTCGATATGTTGATAGCTTCGTTTAATTAATGAAGCCGTAAAATATGATTCGATTGTTCTCTTTGGATACATTGTTATCAGTGAAACCTCCACCGAAAGTTAGTAAATAATCTTTTTTTAATACCGCCAGAATAAACTAACTAATTCAACAACCCAGGCAAACTGACTGAACTTGTTTAGCCAAGACGTCTGGAGTTGTCTGAATGAAACGTGATTTAGACTCCTGTTTTTTAAATGGACCTGGCCGCTAAGCTTTGGCACATTACTATTTGATTTTTCCATTTGattattctatttttgttgCTATTATGCTAATGATTGACACTCAAAATGTTTACTATTATGCTCTTCAATGTGGCCTTGCTAAAATGATCGAAAGTACCATCAATACATACGCAATAATAGATACAGAATAGACACAGAaaacgtcatttgaaaatgaagtaCACTGACTAAACTTAGGCCCCCTCTAGTCTTGGCTAGAAAGTAGAAGCTTCAGAAATATACATATGCTTGGCTGTTTCTCGGTGAATTTCATCACTTTAGACaaacttttcctttttaatgaTACAATAATCTTGCTAAAATGCTGATATTTTGCTCCATGCTTTTGCCGCATTATTGTCTTCAAAATAATGCTGGCTTAATGTGGCAAAGCCTACCGTCtgcaaaattaaatacagGAATTTCAACTGACTCAATGGAAACCAATCAATAAAAGTTTTGTATAAAAATAGTGTTTTTAAGCCCTGATGAGTTGCCCgcggaaaataaaaatagtttgtttattattctaCAAAAGTGGGAAGCTGTGCCCCCTCccccacaaaagaaaaatgggagGGGCGAGCGGTTGATCATTCCACCCTCAGTCTCACCCCACCTTTTGCGCCGCCTATGAagcaaaatatcttttaattACAGTTTAAAGTACCTATGAAGTAATTGCTCTTGGCCCCAGTCCCTTTTGATTGCAAAATACATATCTCAAATTCCTATGAAATCAGGTAAGACAGACATTCCTgctcaaaaaacacctagAGTCCACGTTGCATAAGGCCTCCAAATCAACTCATTGAGAGTAAATGATGCTCAGTTTTGACATAAAATGGGAACAACAGTTCTGCGCAAACTGTTCTGGATGCAAAACTGTTGTCATGGCACCACCGCTCTAATATTTCTAAAGATATTCTACATTTTATGATGTCTTCCTTTGGAACCACTGATGACGTCaccaaattttaacaaaatcatGAATATGTCCCGACTGAGCagcaatatttcaaaaacgaaaacaccattcttcttttgttctaaAGGCCATTCAAATAggcttcattaatttttttactttaaataACTAATTTCTAATGATTTATTAAACTGTATCTATCAGTCAttaaggagtttaagaaatgacgacagcaacagcaccgacaacgccacaaatgaatgatttgattgattgaatgcaGAAAAATAACCGTGCAGCACGcgttttggtgcaatttttgacgttgtctgccaaatgacgacgtgaaattttcatctttgaggttctgacgacaacgcgagcccgcagtatgaaaaccattcgtgtcaagcaagcgaaagtgcacttcgcctattttgtacaacgttaCAAACATAGCATAATCGCAAACTGCTTAACCCAACGCAAAGTTCCATTTTAATGTGACgctttcgttgcagcagctgtcttaaattccctatttCTTCAAAGTGGTTGGCAAAAAAGTGTCTTGGTGCGGTAGGTATTtcacaattgcgcatgtgctttTCATAGAGACAGAGCCCAATCTTGAGAATGCTTACTCAAGTTATTTTGACTGCGTACCATAGtgtaagaaaaacatttccctattaaaaaaaaagaacaaatgaaaCCTTAGATCTAAAGACTTACATacaaaactttgaaaagtggcaaaagaagccattttgcaaaagctatatATTGGAAggacaataaaacaaaatggcctATTTCAGGGCTaaactgtgaaaaaaagaagtaaaaaatcGTACTAGAAAAAACCGTAGAAGCACACCAGAGATCTCTGCAAGAAATGCCTGCAAAATAGATTTCATATTCAGtacatggattttttttttaaatgatcaacaaaatggtcattttgcaaaggctatttgagccaaaatggtcaaaaatcaACTTTTGGGGGCTGAAATTCAAAGTTCCAAAAATATATTACGAAAATCGAATCTAGAACCCCATTATGTTTGCTTTAGGAAAGAAAGGGctccatagaacaactttgaTTCCAAACATTACAAGATCTAGAAAAGTGGAAAAGATTTTGCCGTACTATAAAGTCTTAAAGAGGCCGTAATAACTAGACAAAGAGGTCAAAAATGGACTTTTCTCGGCTCAAACttaaaagtgcaaaaacattcaaaaaaCGACTCCAGAACCACATTAGAGCTGTTCTATGGAAATAGACAatcaaaaatatatatattcgaagaatgacaagattttgaaaagtggaaaaattGACTATTCagttgcaaagcctatagaaacaaaaatgtaaaattcgGCTTGTTTTGGGGCTGTatttcaaagttaaaaaaccCTTCGAAAAACGATTTGAAAACCACATTATTGTTCTATGCTCTATGCTCTTATGCTCTCAATTCACAGCCCTCGCATAACGGGAAAACATTTCCCTACAGCCCTGGCCACCGTTATATCCATTGGGTGTAACTCGATAAACAATGGGAATACGCCATAGCAGAGGTAAAGCTTCGCCTTTCCGGCAAACGTTGGGCTTTAGATATAAGCTCTAGAAGTTATTGGCGTTCAACTCCTTTTCTCGTCATGATTACAGCACATAAGCAGGgtctaaaacaagaaaactcagAAAAGTAAGGATATTGTGAAGATCTTAGGGGAAGTTGACGTCTGCCCACTGCcgaaaaaaccaaattttaccAGTTGAATAACACTCCAAAGTCGAAGGAAACtacaaaaatgtgaaaatgatTTCAGTAATCCTGAATATCTTGAATacaattcaaaataatattttgcaaagaagacTCATTGTCCTCAAGCATCACTAGTAGTGTTTTGTAAGGGAAGACTGGTTACTAGCCAATCTACTATAGAGGGGCGTAAGTGGatcagattaaaaaaataatcataataataaaaattctcTGCATCTCCATTCTGAATATGCAGTTTGTCTTTATGACAATTATTACCACACGCGACTCAGTAATATTGAGCGTGTGTTAAAAACATCTAACTTGCTTTAGAAATACAAAACCACTGCACATTTTCGCAATTGTTCCGTTACGTGGCGTTACCGTCTAGTAAAAGAGTCCGAGAATTACGCTGGTTAGTATGTTGAGAAAGGAAAGGCAACACATTTAATTACCCTCATTTGTTGACGTCATCGTCCGCTTCGAATTCAATTTTTACgtcatctccgataagttggaaCGGAGCCCAGTATCTCATCTCAGAAAACTCCTCAGATTCACGAAGGCGTTTCATGGATTGGTGAACAGCAGCACTGGCGGTTTTCCCTTCCCTCAGGAGTTGGTaaaaacttttcatgaacatcATGGTTGCTTCGTGATCTACACACCACAGGGTCACtaacacagaacgagcaccagctgaCAAGAAGGCACGCgcgataccgaccacaccctcACCCTTCAATATTCTGCCTCGTCCACAGTAAGTGCAACTTAATACCACAAGACGAGCACGAAGATTGGCCGCTTGTACATCGGACATTTCCAAAATGTAATCCTTTCTTTGAGGGAACTTTGAAGTCCTTACAGGGTTTAAAGACAAGGCAATTTCTCCAGTGAATTCGTCTCCAAGGGCAGCAATGtgaattaaaccaactgacgGCATCcgtttcatcacttcagcttttgttgcctgtctCCCTGTTAGGGGTCTGGTGTTGAAAAAtgatgcaatcatttctacttCGTCTTGAGCACAATGTAAGTCGCCTTCCTCTTGAGCACAATGTAAGGgttttctcaattttcttaAGCTcggatttccgaccaaaagCACCCCTGTCCTCTTGTGATAGCCTTCGGGGACACTTAAaatcaattgataacttgtaagTGATGGAACAGTACGAATCCTCATCGATTCAATAACTGCAGCCCATGGGGTAAGGCCCAGCGCACCATTAGGGATAATGAGCAACTCGTCCTCTTGAGGTTCAAGCATGTCAACAATTGGATCAATAACTGCATCATAAAATGGCTTAAAGGGATTATCTAAATGCAGCAATGGTAATTTTCGAGGTCCTTCGCCTCGCGCTTCCATGCTTAATTCAAATGTGCGATCACTTCTTACACTATATTCAGCTCTTATTTTCTCTAAGGATGATTGCAGCAAGGCGTGTATGGGATCTCTCTCTCTTCTATCACCCTCTAGCCTTCCTCTTCGAAATGCAACTTTGTTTTCCCTTCTCAGAAACCAGATGTAAACGGTAAGTCCTTCAGTTGCTAGAAAAATAGTTGGTGAAGAAAGCTCTGTGAAGAGGCGGgatattgtttctttggtgTCAGTTAGGTCAGCTGACAAGGACGTAGGTAGTTTATAATGAATCAACAAATTGTCAGACAAAGTCTGCGCTCTTCCTTGCTCAGCCGCAAACAAAGCCTCatcaaatttttcaattctaaTCAAGGACCTCCATAAGGCAGTGTACGTCGTCTCGTGCTGCTCACGAAACGTTACTTTCCAATTATCTTGTGACTTCAAAAGAGATCTCAAAGAATTGAAGGCATCCACAGCggaaacaaaataatccaCCGCGTTTTCGAATTGTTCAAGAAAAGAGTATGCATTTCCAATGTTGCGATAAGCTTCTGCTTCTCccgcccgatcaccgatttcttttgcaattttcaatcgcttttcatgatactcaagggcttttcgatagtcacccagtgaatgGTAAGCATTGCCGAGATtcccataggctcctccttctacggcacgatcaccgatttctattgaaAACTTCAATGctttttcatgataattaATGGCTTTTCTATGGTCACTCAGTGAATAtaaagcattaccgagatttccataggctgctccttctccttcaCGATCACCCATTTCTATAGCcgttttcaattgtttttcttgatactCACTGGCTTGTTGATAGTCATCTAGTGACTGGAAGTCTCTCCTgtgactgatctatttttggTCATCCATTTctgtttccaaaaaaaaataacaagtaGATGGGTGAGCAAATGATCAGTGAGGCAAACAAAGAAGTAACATAGGTCTACGTAACAGCTAGAGAAACATTTGGTAGAGGGATTGGTGTCGACTGATGTCATCGATTTTTTTGTTCCGATGTTATCTTTCAACAGAGAACAAGTATTATTTGTTATTGGCAGCAACTAGCATTTTGGGGTGTGTTTTTTGACTCATGGTTTCTGTCTTTTCTATACAATAAAAGACTACCAAGAGGGTCAGGATGCGGGTGGTGGAATTTCAACTGTCAGCTAACTTTTTGGCCTATTCTCAGCCATCAGTTAACCTTAATAAAACTCAGTTAACATTATGGATAAAATtcacaccttttttttttatttttgataattGTCAAAGGTTGCTGCGAAACCACTTCTTGCCTGCAGCTCGTGAATGCACAGCCACTTcgacaatgttttgacgtaatttatcatcaataagaggacggacataaaaaaaagaccgacgtcaatttgttgacTCAATTGCCACGCTGCTTTTGTGGTGTGCGCCTTGTAACATAGAAAAATGGGACTCTATGGACCCTCCAAGGGTTAATTCATGTTAAAATTATCAGGAGATATTCAGACACAACTTACTAATCTCAGCtatcagttaaaaaaatacatcGTTTCTCAGCTaacagctaaaagtttcagcTATCAGTTAAAAGTCTCAGCTATCGGCTAACCCCATCCATACCCTCTATCAATCGCCTAAATGTatgttgcttgcttttcacctATATGTGATGGCTCCAATATATATTGTTCAAGTAAAGAAAGATTGACCTGAAACTAACTTTGAACCAACAGCTCCGTTGTTTGTCGGGGATGACTAGATCTTGAACCTAGGAATTTTGAGAAGAGGGTTTTCAACCTCGTTCACAGGGTCTTTTTTCTCTAATCGGCGAAGAGACCCTGGTCGTTCTCTGACTGGAGGGGTAGGTGGAAGCGACTTTTGACTCTACTAAGCTCACAAGAGAGCGTGAAGTGCACGTTGTGTGTTCCGTGCGAAAGGTCATAATCGATATGAGCTCTCGGCGTgccacattaaaaaaaaaattaaacaaaaaaaacaaaaaaacagataatgaacaattattctacgagggcgcgctggacatgaaatgatatataaccaacgaggcgcgtagcgcccaGTTGGTTATGATCATCTCTtatccagcaagcccgagtagagtaattgttttattaaaaaccccACGACACGTAATTGataatctgaagaaaaaaagtgaaagaaaggagCGCAGCTTTAGAGAAAACCGTAAATAAGgaatcatttttcaagcaaacgcaagaaacaaaaagggcgCCAAAACCTTTCGACGTGTTGCAACGTTTCCAGTCAgagttgaatgaatttttaaaatttaactaACCGAGGAGAACGTAAAGACTTCGCTCTTGAAAAAGGTGCTGAATTTATCGGCTCTGAACTGTTGTAACTGGTCAGTGGTCtcgtaaaattgatttcaatCATTGTTAAACCGGATGGAACAGTATTCAAATACCTCACATAGATGTACAAGCTGAAGAAACAGAGTTTCAAACATTGGTGCCATGtgcgaatttgatcaaaatgaagacacattctcagtttattttgatAAACTGGAACATTACCTCACCGAAAAAGGTCAGAAACAACATACTTAAGAGATAAacaatgcaagaaaaatgtcCATGTTCTGCTTGAAGAAAtagcttcttgaaatttgtctgatgcGTGGCGGCGCaacagaataacaacaacaacaacgagaacAGCGATTCTTCTCAATTTTACTTCTCAATACATCCTGATTGTAAGAATTGAACGTTTGAGGTCTGAAGCTGAATCAAGTggaggtaaaaaacaaatgttcaatGGGTCAATTTAAGTTAATTTCATAGACTCTTGCGAATGAAGTTGGACATCAACATCACGGAAAATTTTCTCTGGGTTGGGAGAAAAACTTTTTGATCACGATGATAGCACTAGTCTTTGTCATTCTAAAACACTCACTGCAATGAAGAAGTGAATTCCATTTGTACTTAGGTCCAGTTCCAGAGTATCTACTCGTTGTAGTagcagtcgtggctcagttggctagtgcgcggctttctgAGCGAGAGGTCCccggttcgatcttcagtgacttcaacgtctgctTCGACTTTCCTCCGATCCGTGTAgctatagctttgaatacccgtaaaacggagcactgacagtGGCAGGGGGGGTAGagggcgcaccgtcggcttccattgatagcaGTCTCTCGTAACTGATGGACTGaaaggaactaccgacgttaaataaaagggacctttacctttacctttttACTCGTTAATTCCGCTGCTCGAT is a window of Acropora palmata chromosome 4, jaAcrPala1.3, whole genome shotgun sequence DNA encoding:
- the LOC141879394 gene encoding uncharacterized protein LOC141879394 produces the protein MGDREGEGAAYGNLGNALYSLSDHRKAINYHEKALKFSIEIGDRAVEGGAYGNLGNAYHSLGDYRKALEYHEKRLKIAKEIGDRAGEAEAYRNIGNAYSFLEQFENAVDYFVSAVDAFNSLRSLLKSQDNWKVTFREQHETTYTALWRSLIRIEKFDEALFAAEQGRAQTLSDNLLIHYKLPTSLSADLTDTKETISRLFTELSSPTIFLATEGLTVYIWFLRRENKVAFRRGRLEGDRRERDPIHALLQSSLEKIRAEYSVRSDRTFELSMEARGEGPRKLPLLHLDNPFKPFYDAVIDPIVDMLEPQEDELLIIPNGALGLTPWAAVIESMRIRTVPSLTSYQLILSVPEGYHKRTGVLLVGNPSLRKLRKPLHCAQEEGDLHCAQDEVEMIASFFNTRPLTGRQATKAEVMKRMPSVGLIHIAALGDEFTGEIALSLNPVRTSKFPQRKDYILEMSDVQAANLRARLVVLSCTYCGRGRILKGEGVVGIARAFLSAGARSVLVTLWCVDHEATMMFMKSFYQLLREGKTASAAVHQSMKRLRESEEFSEMRYWAPFQLIGDDVKIEFEADDDVNK